The segment AATCTCCACTGCCGACAGAACCATCGAACGAGCCGTCGAAAACAAGTTTTCCGAACCGTTTGCTCAATTCAAAACCTTCCGGTTTGTCTTTGAGAGCGGGAGCAAAGTCATTCGAAGCGAACTGGTGCGAGTACACCCACGTCCATGTCGAGTCGTCGTGTTCGGAAATGATTTGCAAATCGAAACTCTCGTCAAAAAGTTCTCCTTTCCATTCGCCCTCGATCTCTTCGTTCCATTCTTCGCTGTCGAGATCGATCGTGAAGCGGGACGACGAAACCTTGATCGATCCATCGGTCAGGAAAAACCTTGAGTCTTCGCTTTTGCATTCTTCCAACGTGAATCGCTTGATAAATTCCTTGAACCGATCATCGTCGCGAAGACTTTTCAGGTCAGAGTCTTCTTTGATATGGCTCATGCTCAGACTTTCGGCCAGTCCGCTGTCGAGAGCCGAGTTGAGCGATTTGAATGCTGCATCCGAATTGTCGCGAAGGGCGAACACACAAGCCATGTTGTAGTTGCCAAGAGCAACGTGGTCTTTGCCGTTGGCAGATTTTTGATGCCACTCCATCGCCTCGTCGTACTTGCCCTGCATGTGCAACGCATAGCCGAGATTCAACCAGGCTTTTTCATTTTCGCCATCAATCTCCATCACTTCACGGATCATCGTGACAGCCTGTTCGTATTTCTCCTGCCCGACCATGACCATTGCTTTGTCCAACAATTCTCGCGACTGTTGGATCTCTTTCAGTTCCGCCAGGATATCCTTGAAGCGATCTGTTTCACGCAACGCTGCAAGGTCCGAGTCGTCTTTGAATTTTTCGTATCGGTCGTAGCCCGCGTCGATGGCGAGTTCCAGTTCATCCATCGCCTTTTCGGGTTCTTCAGTCAACGCATAGGCACAACCGAGGTTGTAGCGCGACATGCCGCGAAAGTGATCGTCGTCCGTTGAGATTTTGTAGTAGGCAATCGCCTGTTTGTAATTCCCTTCGTGGAAGTTCGCGTTGCCCTTTTCAAAAGCCTGTTGGCCGCTGAGTTCGTCGTCTTCCTGTGGTTCGATCACGACCAAGCCAACCTGCCCGTGTTCCTCCGACGTCACGTCGACCTGAAGCCAGTCTCGATCTGCGTCATCAACGCTCATCGGCGAAACGCTTTGCGCCAATTGTCCCTGTGCCGTGGGTGTTGCTTGATCGAAAGACTCTGCGGTGGCCCAAACTTGAGCAATCATTTCGTTGTCTTCATTCGCCGCCGTGTCAGATTGTTCCGCAGGTGGCATCAATCCGTATCCCGCCGCACCGAGCAGCAGTGCTCCGGCGAGCAACCCGCCCCAATACGTTCGGCGTCGCGGAGTTGCCGAAGCGAGCTTTTTCTTGACGACGGGCGGATGCGAAACGTCGGGCTGATGGAGGAAAAACATCTGCTTTGAAAGGACTTCATGCAGTTCCGCAGCCGACTGGAAACGATCCTCCGGTTCTTTCTCCAACAACACGTCGATGATGTCGGCGAGCGTTTTCGACGTGTTGCGATTCACTTGCCGAACCGGTGTCGGGTGGTCCTCCTGAATCCGTCGCAAAACTCCCAGCGGCGATTCGCTGCGGAACGGAAGCCGACCGGTAGCCAAAAAGTAAATCAGGCTGCCGAGCGAAAACAGATCGCTTCGATGGTCCAGTCGCTCGCCACGCGTTTGTTCCGGCGACATGTAGTTCGGCGTTCCTGTCAGCCAACCGGTTCGAGTCAGCGACGCGTCGTCTTCGGCGCGGGCCAAACCAAAGTCCGTGATCATCACCCGGTTACCGCCATCGGCGACCAGAATGTTGGCGGGTTTGATGTCGCGATGAACCAGACCTTGCGAATGAGCGGCGGTCAAGCCAGCCGAAATCTGCAACGTCATTCGCACGATTTCTTCTTCGGGAAGCGGCCCACGCTGCTCAACCAGCGTTTGCATCGATGGTCCAGCAATATAAGGCATCACGATATATGGATTCTTTCCGCTGTTTTCAACTCGGTGCACTGCGATAACATTTGGATGAATGACTCCCGCCGCAGCGCGTGCCTCATGCGCGAAACGTTGTCGTGCTGTGCCGTGGCTGGCCAGATGCGGAGCCAGCACTTTGATCGCCAGCGGACGATTGAGTTCCGCTTCATGGGCCTTGAGCACGATTCCCATTCCACCGCGACCAATTTCACGCTCAATGTCATAGTCGCCGATTCGCCCCAGCATTTCCGGATGCCTGGGAGCGTCCAGCAGCGAGTCAATAGGCCAGGACCACTGAGCCTGGTCGGAATCTTTGTCGACGTCGGAAGGCAGATCCGTCGTCTCAATACCGTTCGATCCGAGGTTGCCTTGCAATGGAACGTTCGACTTCAAAAGCTCCGGTGCCTTGTTCCAAATCGCGGACTTGGCCGCAAGTTCGTCCAGCTTGTCGCGACAGCTGCTGCACTGGTGGACGTGTTCTCCGATACGATTGGTGTGCGGAGACTCGTGCTCACCGCCCAGCATTTCCAAAAGCTCGTCCCGGCTGACGTGTTTGTCTTCAGTCATTGGATCCTTGATCTTTCTCGCAAAGCGAAAGGTTGGTTTCGTTGAGTCGCTGTTGAATCAGCTTTGACATGCGAGCCATGATGCGGGAACGTGCCACGTAAACTGCTCCGCAGTGGATTTCCAGTTGCTCGGCGACTTGCTCCACAGGAACTCCTTCGATCGTCGAAAGCCAGAACGCCTGCCAGTTGACGGGTTTGAAGGAGGACTTGAGACGCTCGGCCGCCCACTGAAAAAGTTGTCGTTCGTACTCCGCCTGAAACTCCATTGAATCAACTTTGCCAGGATCAGCGATTTGACTTACTGCCGGATCCGCGATCGGAATTCGGTGCTGTTCGTTTTGCTTTCGGCGAAGAAAATCAATGGTCAGATTTCGCGTGATGCGGTACAGCCAACCTCGAAAGGAAGACTTATCGTGATCCGGATCCCAGGATTCGATGGACCGGGCAACCCGGCTCAACACTTCCTGGGTCACTTCTGCCGCATCCGCGTACTGAAGACGATGTTTCTGAATGAAACGTTCCACCAGTGGCTGATAGATTTGCACGAACTCCGCCCAGGCTTCGTTATCGTCCCGGTCATGCATTCGCACGATAAGACTGTTTCGAGTGTCCGGGTTGGAATCCATGGTCTACTTCTGTGCCACACACCGTGGTCACATGCCTTTCTATAGGGATCTACGTGTCCAGTTGGGGAATCTTGCGCGCTTCGTTTGAAATGACTCCAAATTCCAAAATTGCCGGGTTTCCGTGCAGATAATCATAGCTTGTGGGTAGTGATGCGTCGTTTTCATCGCTTTGCAGCGCCATGGGTTGAAGTCCGCGTATTTGCGGCGAAAACACAAGCAGAACTCAATTCGTGTTGATTTATGTAGTCCAATATTCGAAAATGAAGATCTTGGCTTGGCACCGCGGAGGTGGCGAGTCGATTTTTTTTTGCCTGTTCAAAACTCAGAATCACCAATCAGGAGAGCTGCCGTGGAACGCGTCCCCATGACTCAGGAAGCTTACAACGAAAAGCAAAAAGAAGTCGAGCACCTTGAGAATGTCGTCATGCCGGAGATCGCTTCCGCTATCGCATTGGCCCGAGAAGAAGGCGACCTCAAGGAGAACGCCGAGTATCACGCCCAGCGTGAAAAGCAGGGAATGATGCAGGCGCGAATCAATCAGTTCAGAGACCGGTTGGCTCGGGCTCAGATCGTTGATCCTGCGGACGTTCCTCATGACATCGTTGCGTTCGGAGCGAAAGTCACCGTTCTCGATGTCGATATCGACGATGAGGAAATCATCACTCTCGTCGGTGACGGCGATGAAGACTACGACCAGGGAAGGTACTTGATTACGTCTCCGATCGGGCGAGGCTTGCTGGGCAAAAAAGTCGGCGAACTTGCGGAGATCGATGTTCCCAAAGGAAACTTGACCTTCAAGGTGCTTAAAATCGAATATGAGATGTAAGCCGCATTTTTTGAGGGATTTGTTATCGCAAGTTCCGATCCTGATTCGCTCAAACAACGGTCGTTCATAGCCCGAACGGGCTACTATTC is part of the Mariniblastus fucicola genome and harbors:
- a CDS encoding protein kinase domain-containing protein, with amino-acid sequence MTEDKHVSRDELLEMLGGEHESPHTNRIGEHVHQCSSCRDKLDELAAKSAIWNKAPELLKSNVPLQGNLGSNGIETTDLPSDVDKDSDQAQWSWPIDSLLDAPRHPEMLGRIGDYDIEREIGRGGMGIVLKAHEAELNRPLAIKVLAPHLASHGTARQRFAHEARAAAGVIHPNVIAVHRVENSGKNPYIVMPYIAGPSMQTLVEQRGPLPEEEIVRMTLQISAGLTAAHSQGLVHRDIKPANILVADGGNRVMITDFGLARAEDDASLTRTGWLTGTPNYMSPEQTRGERLDHRSDLFSLGSLIYFLATGRLPFRSESPLGVLRRIQEDHPTPVRQVNRNTSKTLADIIDVLLEKEPEDRFQSAAELHEVLSKQMFFLHQPDVSHPPVVKKKLASATPRRRTYWGGLLAGALLLGAAGYGLMPPAEQSDTAANEDNEMIAQVWATAESFDQATPTAQGQLAQSVSPMSVDDADRDWLQVDVTSEEHGQVGLVVIEPQEDDELSGQQAFEKGNANFHEGNYKQAIAYYKISTDDDHFRGMSRYNLGCAYALTEEPEKAMDELELAIDAGYDRYEKFKDDSDLAALRETDRFKDILAELKEIQQSRELLDKAMVMVGQEKYEQAVTMIREVMEIDGENEKAWLNLGYALHMQGKYDEAMEWHQKSANGKDHVALGNYNMACVFALRDNSDAAFKSLNSALDSGLAESLSMSHIKEDSDLKSLRDDDRFKEFIKRFTLEECKSEDSRFFLTDGSIKVSSSRFTIDLDSEEWNEEIEGEWKGELFDESFDLQIISEHDDSTWTWVYSHQFASNDFAPALKDKPEGFELSKRFGKLVFDGSFDGSVGSGDFEFIASDSFRQKLESDGIKSASDALLLQLFLSPEDETELIGKLKTFAKLELKEGTVDRLMLSGVDAVNVVSWRNAGLDVDANLDYIALNIDPDDFKEYANNFDIKDVRVFIESRVPVELLKSYRDADLNLKEYGSFAHGRVPASSVAAYRDAGFDVSKLEDLIHTRVPVSLVKRYREAGLNPQQHIEQLLQRISPAKLKRMQK
- a CDS encoding RNA polymerase sigma factor, with the protein product MDSNPDTRNSLIVRMHDRDDNEAWAEFVQIYQPLVERFIQKHRLQYADAAEVTQEVLSRVARSIESWDPDHDKSSFRGWLYRITRNLTIDFLRRKQNEQHRIPIADPAVSQIADPGKVDSMEFQAEYERQLFQWAAERLKSSFKPVNWQAFWLSTIEGVPVEQVAEQLEIHCGAVYVARSRIMARMSKLIQQRLNETNLSLCEKDQGSND
- the greA gene encoding transcription elongation factor GreA, whose protein sequence is MTQEAYNEKQKEVEHLENVVMPEIASAIALAREEGDLKENAEYHAQREKQGMMQARINQFRDRLARAQIVDPADVPHDIVAFGAKVTVLDVDIDDEEIITLVGDGDEDYDQGRYLITSPIGRGLLGKKVGELAEIDVPKGNLTFKVLKIEYEM